One Paramisgurnus dabryanus chromosome 8, PD_genome_1.1, whole genome shotgun sequence DNA window includes the following coding sequences:
- the LOC135770678 gene encoding uncharacterized protein, giving the protein MRSMLHHWNMDLRSIVAVFVCLSLGKCANVPDLRNLPMSLMSNETGTLPVGPVAEPDLSYCQMILEAPVPPTADQVPWYCICSACSGNRGQKGERGDRGLPGSPGSAGPRGLTGFPGRPGFTGRPGLKGEKGELGDKGEIGPIGRTGTKGDRGFKGEKGDPGLFGPAGEPGPKGEEGQCPETCEPLPGPPGEDGLPGPVGARGLPGLNGESGAKGQKGDPGLAGVPGTPGIPGQKGSQGLQGLCNCKDGAPGTQGPQGEKGDKGDTGTAGPQGVSGAPGPKGNQGDFGMPGAPGPCSPAVQSAFSAALTTSFPQPSRPVQFKRIITNVLQNYNPDYGIYTAPVNGTYVFSYHLQVSTRSLKVGLFRNFEAVVKTTTPVEMNTASHQVVLSLTQGDWVWVQVRDTSTNGMFAGTEASSTFSGYLLYPDNCDDMAPRDFFIDQEFNGDFVWGETDGTQP; this is encoded by the exons ATGAGGAGTATGCTTCATCACTGGAACATG GATCTGAGGAGCATTGTGGCTGTGTTTGTTTGCTTGTCCCTCGGCAAGTGTGCTAATGTCCCCGACCTTCGTAATTTACCGATGAGTTTGATGTCCAATGAGACGGGGACCCTGCCGGTGGGGCCCGTGGCAGAACCGGATCTGTCTTACTGTCAGATGATTTTAGAAGCTCCAGTTCCCCCCACGGCTGATCAGGTACCGTGGTACTGCATCTGCTCCGCCTGCTCCGGTAACAGAGGTCAGAAGGGAGAAAGAGGAGACCGTGGACTACCAG GGAGTCCTGGTAGTGCCGGTCCGAGAGGTCTTACTGGGTTTCCCGGTCGTCCGGGATTCACAGGACGTCCTGGTTTAAAGG GTGAGAAAGGTGAATTGGGGGACAAAGGTGAAATCGGTCCAATCGGACGCACAGGGACAAAAGGAGACCGTGGGTTCAAAG GTGAGAAGGGTGACCCCGGTCTTTTCGGGCCTGCGGGTGAACCAGGTCCAAAAGGAGAGGAGGGTCAGTGCCCAGAAACCTGCGAGCCCCTTCCAGGACCGCCTGGGGAAGATGGTCTTCCCGGCCCTGTGGGAGCACGAGGGTTACCCGGGCTAAATGGAGAGTCTGGTGCAAAAGGGCAGAAGGGAGATCCGGGCTTGGCCGGTGTGCCGGGCACTCCGGGTATACCAGGTCAGAAAGGTTCCCAAGGTTTACAGGGCCTGTGTAACTGCAAGGATGGAGCTCCGGGGACCCAGGGTCCTCAGGGGGAAAAGGGTGATAAGGGTGACACGGGCACAGCAGGGCCACAGGGTGTGAGTGGAGCACCGGGACCCAAAGGTAATCAAGGTGATTTTGGAATGCCGGGTGCACCAGGACCGTGCTCGCCCGCCGTGCAGTCGGCTTTCTCGGCCGCCCTGACCACCTCCTTTCCACAACCCAGCCGTCCGGTGCAGTTCAAACGCATCATCACCAATGTGCTCCAGAACTACAACCCCGATTACGGCATCTACACGGCCCCCGTTAACGGAACCTACGTGTTTAGCTACCACCTGCAGGTGTCCACCCGCTCGCTGAAGGTGGGACTCTTCCGCAACTTTGAGGCCGTGGTGAAGACGACTACGCCGGTTGAGATGAACACCGCGTCCCACCAGGTGGTGTTGAGCCTGACCCAGGGCGATTGGGTTTGGGTGCAGGTGCGAGATACCAGCACTAACGGCATGTTCGCCGGGACGGAGGCCAGCAGCACGTTCAGCGGGTACCTCCTGTATCCAGACAACTGTGACGACATGGCCCCGAGAGATTTCTTTATTGATCAAGAGTTCAATGGAGACTTCGTCTGGGGCGAGACAGATGGAACACAGCCTTAG